The Plasmodium berghei ANKA genome assembly, chromosome: 12 genome contains a region encoding:
- a CDS encoding eukaryotic translation initiation factor 3 subunit B, putative, translated as MVKVEESELSDKELVDFLSDDSDDGNETLLNKKYAGKEALITLETKFPKIVTILGIPKVEEEKHSRLAEVLKKLFIRHLSAKISDSSIMNIKIYMPVDDEKKTKGICFVTFHDSFQANEAVKVLNKLKLDAKHLLTASKMDDIENIINRDERVMPINVVGFTREKIRWWLYDEKCREQFIVRYDSHFEVHWLDPLEKEPQLIYTTFKKNAPFSSVQWSNQGSYLVSFHNPGIALWGGDNFEKLIRLQHKSVKDISFSPNENYVLTWDGTPASLRNEKSICIWRVITGKLLRSFITPEYSPREKIFPHFLWGPDDKYIACIGKQKEVYIYELPSMLLLEDHEKKRTPLKYSMVKEFDWSPVDNIVAIWIPETNNTPGTLILVEIPSRKELVSRKIYDVSQASIHWQSKGDYLCLKTTIVKKIGKKGKKEYTQLEIFRMREKNIPVDNIQIEGVKTKQFHWEESNSNRFALIVRDEATSRQQIRFYKILNKGTTRNVKWTSTFDINNQMNFMKWSPQGTFFILASLLSEGMLYFCFLNSNDQVEVIHKDEHLLVNSVAWSNCGRYLVTSVSNLSGISSSNYKEENSETGFYVWTFQGRCLMTVKKPSFYQFFFRPHPKSLFSDKLKIDIKNNLKDYSKKFDVIDEKIRNSKKNQLISERQNVENSFNEKLEKITRLFQSFKEYELFRRNWETFESQFEWEEKTVVIEHVLSVKQEIFA; from the coding sequence atGGTTAAGGTTGAAGAAAGTGAATTAAGCGACAAGGAGCTTGTCGATTTTTTATCAGATGATAGTGATGATGGGAATGAAACtttgttaaataaaaaatatgcagGAAAAGAAGCCTTGATTACCCTCGAAACAAAGTTCCCTAAAATAGTTACAATATTGGGTATACCAAAAGTAGAAGAAGAAAAACATAGTAGATTAGCAGAAGttttaaagaaattatttataaggCATTTAAGTGCTAAAATAAGTGACTCTtcaataatgaatataaaaatctATATGCCTGTAGAtgacgaaaaaaaaacaaaaggaATATGTTTTGTTACATTTCATGACAGTTTTCAAGCAAATGAAGCAGTAAAagtattaaataaattaaaattggATGCAAAACATTTATTAACAGCATCAAAAATGGAtgatatagaaaatataataaatagaGATGAACGCGTAATGCCTATAAATGTTGTTGGATTCAcaagagaaaaaataagatGGTGGttatatgatgaaaaatGCCGAGAGCAATTTATTGTTAGGTACGATAGTCATTTTGAAGTTCATTGGTTAGATCCCTTAGAAAAAGAACCACAATTAATTTATACTacctttaaaaaaaatgcccCATTTTCAAGCGTTCAATGGAGTAATCAAGGATCATACTTAGTCAGTTTTCATAACCCAGGTATAGCATTATGGGGTGGagataattttgaaaaattaataagaTTACAGCATAAAAGTGTCAAAGATATAAGTTTTTCAccaaatgaaaattatgtaCTAACTTGGGATGGTACTCCTGCTTCATtaagaaatgaaaaatctATTTGTATATGGAGAGTAATAACAGGAAAATTGCTTCGATCTTTTATTACACCTGAATATAGTCCAcgagaaaaaatatttcctCATTTTTTATGGGGCCCtgatgataaatatattgcatGTATAGGAAAACAAAAAgaggtatatatatatgaattaccatctatgttattattagaaGATCatgagaaaaaaagaaCCCCATTAAAATATTCGATGGTTAAAGAATTTGATTGGTCTCCTGTAGATAATATAGTTGCAATTTGGATACCTGAAACAAATAACACACCAGGGACTTTAATATTAGTAGAAATTCCATCTAGAAAAGAACTAGTATCTCGAAAAATTTATGATGTTAGTCAGGCATCTATTCATTGGCAAAGCAAAGGAGATTATTTATGTCTTAAAACAActattgtaaaaaaaattggaaaaaaaggaaaaaaagaatacaCACAATTAGAAATTTTCAGAATGcgagaaaaaaatatacctgtagataatatacaaattgAAGGAGTAAAAACTAAACAATTTCATTGGGAAGAATCAAATAGTAATAGGTTTGCATTAATAGTAAGAGATGAAGCTACAAGTAGACAACAAATAagattttataaaatattaaataaaggTACTACTAGAAATGTTAAATGGACTAGTACatttgatataaataaccaaatgaattttatgaaatgGTCACCACAAGGaaccttttttatattagcATCATTATTATCAGAAGGAATGCTATATTTctgttttttaaattcaaaCGATCAAGTTGAAGTTATACATAAAGATGAACATTTATTAGTAAATTCTGTTGCATGGAGCAATTGTGGTAGATACCTTGTTACATCTGTTTCGAATTTATCTGGTATATCAAGTTCTAACtataaagaagaaaatagtGAAACAGGTTTTTATGTATGGACATTTCAAGGTAGATGTTTAATGACTGTTAAAAAACCATcattttatcaatttttcTTTCGACCTCATCCAAAATCATTATTTAGTGATAAATTGAAaattgatataaaaaataatctaAAAGATTATTCTAAAAAATTCGATGTTatagatgaaaaaattagaaaTTCTAAAAAGAACCAATTAATTTCAGAAAGGCAAAATGTTgaaaattcatttaatgaaaaattggAGAAAATCACAAGATTATTCCAATCCTTTAAAGAGTATGAATTGTTCAGGAGAAATTGGGAAACATTTGAAAGCCAATTTGAGTGGGAAGAAAAAACAGTTGTTATTGAACATGTCCTTTCTGTTAAACAAGAAATCTTCGCATAG
- a CDS encoding apicortin, putative, which translates to MNKILFPEIFPDIEENKFVPIQKYFSSPKDIFLTDFINNNEDNSLKSINNNMLHEKKRNKQYKSVFERLTDQNFYTGTHKKKFEALVKCKLNEQDMDNYLSINLEMHTNIKNENMISQYSFSSIGINQFENGKKKKKKEKNLVVTPGILGIQKYGIQIARPKSIWLYRNGDKHHNGLLFFIKSHINNFKLLLFEITKVLNPIIGPIRKIYDQNFRLIKNIQQLNDGSKYLCTSGDPPASIDHLGKFKSKWVIQG; encoded by the coding sequence atgaataaaattttattccCTGAAATATTTCCAGATAtcgaagaaaataaatttgttccaattcaaaaatatttttcaagcCCAAAAGATATATTCTTAActgattttataaataataatgaagataATAGTCTCAAAAGtattaacaataatatgctacatgaaaaaaaaagaaacaaacaatataaaagtGTATTTGAACGTTTAACAGACCAAAACTTTTATACAGGAactcataaaaaaaaattcgaGGCATTGGTAAAATGTAAATTGAATGAACAGGATATGGATAATTATTTGTCTATAAATTTAGAAATgcatacaaatataaaaaatgaaaacatGATTTCTCaatattctttttcttctatTGGAATAAATCAATTCGAAAAtggaaagaaaaaaaaaaaaaaagaaaaaaatttagtAGTTACCCCAGGAATACTTggtatacaaaaatatggaaTTCAAATTGCTCGCCCCAAAAGTATTTGGCTATATCGAAATGGAGATAAACATCATAATGGCTTACTTTTCTTTATTAAGTcccatataaataattttaaattgttattGTTCGAAATTACAAAAGTATTAAATCCTATCATTGGGCCCATAcggaaaatatatgatcaaaattttagactcataaaaaatatacaacaACTCAACGATGGTTCCAAATATTTATGCACCTCAGGCGACCCACCAGCATCCATAGACCATCTTGGAAAGTTCAAATCCAAGTGGGTTATACAAGGGTAG